CACCAAAATCTGCAGAGTTGTTGAGCTTAGTTTCTACCATTTCACTGCGACAGACATAATTCAATAAGTTTCAGTACCTGAAAGGGAGCAGCTAGATTCCTTTTTGTTCCCAAGAAGGTGAAATTTCCTGATCATGTATAGCAATAAGATGGATGGTCACAAATTGAATAACGGATAAGTTGATCAGAACAAAAGGAAAACACCCAATTTGTTCCTCTGCCATTAACATCTTGTTTAGGAGAAAACAAAGTGatagaattcaattcaatcgTGCTAAAAAAATCCATGAATTCACATGTTCGGATACTGAAATAATAGAATCCAATTAAATATCAGTATTTGAAATAATTGAAAGGTCAACTGAATTGAAAAAAAGATGCTCACATCTCTATAGTGCTGCATTGTTTCAGAATAAGTACTACAGGAATATTTACCTCATTGTTGGAGTGCTGCAAAGTCATCTTTAACTGGGAAGGACTGCAAAATCATCTATACCAACAAAGGGGATATCAGAAATGATAGGCCAGCTGTGAATATCTATGCATTCAAGTGTAGCAGGAAGGCCCTCAGCTGGGAAGGACTGCAGTTTTGGGCACCAccaaattgataatttttcaaGAGAGGTGAGCTTTTGGATACCCCTGGATATGGATTTTAGATTCTTGAATCCAATAATGAATAGGTGGGTAAGAGAAGTGGGAAGCAGAAAGCCGTCGTCATCTGGAAAGGAAATAAAATCTCCAGTTGACTCCACGTTTAGAACCAAACTTCTAAGAGAGACGAGTCTGTGGAGTCCCCACTCTAGCATTGGCTGTTTCATATTCAAGCACTCTCGAATATGAAGGGAAGTTAGGTTAGGGGGTAAACAACCTCCTTCTAAGGACTCCATACCTTCACATACTGATATATCTATAGATTGAAGGGAAGTGAGGTTTTGCATCCGATTGGGTAGAGACCTCAAATTTTTGCACCAGGAAATTTGAAATGACACAAGCTTGGGGTTGGGCAATCCCATCTCTGGGAAAAACTCTAATTGATGACAGCCCCCTATTTCTAactgttggagactttgaaaGTCTTGCATATGATTGGATAGAGACCTCAATCCTTCACAGTGAGCTATTGTTAAAGAGATAAGAGAAGGGAGAGGCAATTCCTTCCCTGGAAACGACTCTAATTGAGGACACTTCTCTATGTGTAATTCTGTAAGATGAGAAAGCCCACAGTATAGCGAGTTTAAAAATTGTGGCGTCCAGTTGTGAATTCGAAGAGTCTTAAGGGAATATGGAAACTTTCCATTTGAAGAGCATCTGAGGGATTCACATCCAGAGATATACAATTTCTCGAGATGAGACGTCTCGCCACTGTAATTACTAGGACACACAATTCCTTCCGGCATAGACTCCAATGATTCACAGCTTGTAATACGAAGACGTATCATGTTGTGCGGCAAACCCCCTGTTGGGAAGGAGACTAAACTTCTACATCGCCTTATAGTCAAATATTTGAGAGATTTGAGGTCTTTCAGTCCACTTGGCAACTCCTTCAGATTTGGACACTCATATATTTTCAAAACTTCAAGATTGCAAGGCAAAAGCCCTGGCTCTCCATCTACCAACGACACAAGCTCATCACATAACGCGATTTCCAAACAGTTTAGACTAGTAAGACAGGTGGCATTAGTCACACTCCTGAGAATTGCCTCTTGACATCTTCTAATAGAGTGCTGTAAGTGATGGGAGAACTTTTGGTAATTCAACCAAAAGCGGGCAATCAACGATGAAAAGTTTTTCCAGTGAAGGAAGGAAGGTGGGCAATTTCCCAACCAACTTGGGACAATTTCGTATTTGGAGTTGATGCAGCTTAGGAAATTTTGGCACAGAATCTTCACCCAGACCATTAGACCAAGCCCACAGCTCCCACTCACCCATACTTCTAATCTCTAGTTCTTCCAAACAAGAAAAACATGAATCATCCTCATAAAACTCAACACCCACTTCTTTCACTCCTCTCATATCTCCTATGCTCAACCTTTTTAATGACTTTAATCGTCCAAGTGGTGGCAATGATGTCATTTGGCGACACTTCCATAGCTGCACCTGCACCATGCCAGAGAATGAAGGCTCACCCAGCCATAATGGGAATTTCCTACCACCAAATGATGTAATTGATAGGCTTGACAGACTTTGATATGGCTGAACTGAGTTGAGAACTTGCTCTTCATGACTTGGGTTTCTCAAATCATCAAAACGTTCATCCGCTTCAGTCCATTCCAAGTGCAATTCAGTGATACCAGGCTTATCCTCCAAATTGACAAAACCCGCATCTCGAATATCTGCCACTTCCACATTCTCTAAACTTGTAATATGAAGCTGCCCTCGAAGATCACAAAGTTTCTTTAGCACCGTGATCCGACCATTGTTTTTCCCCATGATAAATTTGGTCAACACGCAGAGACTAGTCAACTTACCAATATGTGGTGGCATCTCTTTCAATTTCCTTGTGCCAATAATGTCAAGATGCTGCAAGTTGAGTAAATTGCATATGCCTTTAGGTAACTCAATAAGCTCATCACAATCACGCAACTTTAATGTCTGTAAGTTGAAGAGTTTATCCACTGATTCAGGCAATCCTTGGATTGGAGTATCAGATAGGTTAAGGTAGCGTAAGTGCTTTAAGTCACCAAAAGAATTTGGCAACTCCTCAATCTCATAACCAGCTAGAGATAGTGACCTTAAGCATTTTAATTTTGGCACCAACTCATGCACCACCTTACTAGTAATGTGGCATCTAATCCGATCCTCCCGCACGGATAAAAATGTGCGCAAATTCTTCATTTCACAGAAGCTTTGAAATCTTTGAAAAGTGTTCATAAAATGAGGAATAAATGAAGAATGTCTAATCTTTGCAAATGATTTTGCATTCTCCAACTTACCAACCATATGCAAACATATTTCTCTGCTAACAAAGCAAGCTAAATCAACAATTAGGTCAtgcattatatattttgatttattatCATTTGATTGTTGAAAAAATGATCTTGATaataaatcatcaaaatattTATGACCCAAACCTTCACtatctttcattttcttctggTCATACAAGAAACCCTCAGCCATCCACAGCAAAACCAATTCATTCCTATCAAACTCGCGATCCTTTGGTAGTATTGCGCAATAAGAGAAACATCGCTTTAAATGAGGTGGAAGATGAAGATAGCTCAACTTCAAGGCTGGAAGGATATTGCTCCTATTGTCTGGTAATTCCCACATCTCACTGCTCAACACTTCCTTCCACAAATCAGGATTTGGTTTACCCTTTAAGATGCCTCCAAGAGATTTTGCTGCCAAAGGTAATCCTCCACATCTTTTGACAATCTCCTCACCCATTTGTTTCAGCTCCAAGTGCGCGTCAAAATTATTTGCTCCCAAAGCATGCTGGGCAAACACAGACATGCATTCATTGTGTGACAGCTTCTTAAGAGCATATGCTTGAGTCGTACCCATCATTAATGAAACATCCTGACTTCGAGTCGTGACGATAACTCTGCTTTGAGGAGCCCCTGCTTCAAACGGACCCCAAAACAGAGTCCATTCCTCATAGTTCTGGGTCCACACATCATCTAGGACAACTAAAAACTTATTTCCAGACAACTTTTGCTTCAATTTTACCTGAAGCACATTTAAATCTTTATCATCACCACCATCACCCAGCTGAAGAAGAAATGTTTTTGTGACCCTGGAAACATCAAAATCTTCACCAACAGACACCCAGGCTTTTAAATCAAACTCCAACATGGGATCATTGTAGACTAGCTGAGCTAGAGTTGTCTTGCCAAGGCCTCCCATCCCAACTATGGAGATCACAGATACCTGGGCATCACTTGTCTCAGCATTCAACAATTTCAACATCGCCTTCATACTcatataatgttaagcctggtttttcatacatataacataaaacatTTACAAAAAAGATATGTATACAaaaggattacaactcttacaatcaagcaccattctatacccTGTACAatatacactatctctgtacaattacatgtccacactagctattacatactcttctctttctctacCCTGCCGAACTCTTCTGGACTCTGAagactgaacctgcaaaactggggttaaggaagagggatgagctatactagcccagtgagtagaacatgtAATAGAACATGCGATAaatcatgctctcatggaatgcatcacatcacaagtaatcacccaTCTctgatggactgacccaaaatttTCTCTGCTCTGTGctcggcccgcgaaggagctcctcaggtctttattATGCAATCAATAGTACCGAAGTACACTGTGCTCGACCCCTCTCaaaggctcctcaggactttactgtgcccggccctcgatggggctcctcaggtcttgatGTGAGGGCTAATGAGCCATCCTATGTCCAtctcacaacaatacaatgtacaaggaacagtgccaagtacatggaaaaatgcaatgcgtcatattcgtgtacactaatgcagtcaacctattgcataatcatggtgcatgaagcatgataaaaatattcatttctcatattaaaacattaagtttagttccactcacctctggctgactctgtactgactctgcaggttctgaagcagtgctcactactgacctccctgattcctctggtccgttcctacacaggtggactcaaatgaaggaccaaactaactcaagaacatctctaaaaaACTCCCCCAAAcaccctctaaaagatcctaaaacaatcacataaaacatgtaaaagaaggctggacagggcaccttcggcggtaggttcgacggccgaaagtcctgtccagagacgaaactcatgcactttcggcggcaccttcggcggcaccttcggcggccgaaccttgcctccagagacgaaagtccacattTTTGgaagcaagctttggcagccgaaactgcctccacaaggggttcggcgactgaactttccttcggcggccgaacctggttctcGCCTATAGGGCagaacctgctctgtttcatgcaaaactcctcCAATCCTTCACTCTACATGCacacacaactcctcaactATCATATACAtatgtatatgcacaaaggggtccaaaactatcctaaaaccccaagaAACATAACAAACAACAAATAAACACTCTTATGCACCAAAGATCATTAAAAACCTCAAccaaacctaatcatgcatactacccataaaacttccataaaacctttaaaaatcaAGAAAGAAGCTAAAGATCATCActcacctcttgaagatctcaaagatggatgatcccaacgtggagatatgaagaaatccACTCTCaaatctccaagcttccaaacttagtttctttgctcaaaacttcaaaacaacatcaaaactcttaaaaaccttgaaagatttggtggaaaacatgaaaatcatcaaagtcaacttgggaaggctgggactcacctctggctgcaagtggaagagaaatatcctccttccaccgacctttggcccttttataggtggctggccagaccaccttcggcagccgaacgtgaatccggaaccatgcaaggttcggcggccgaaagtcaccttcggcggccaaacttgccattttctcccttgttgcttttctttcaaaaactcactttctttaacacttaaaacattaaaacatattaaaactctttagaaaacatatgtactacccttctagagggttccaacacccgaaattccaccggactacaggaattccgatgccggactctagccgggtattacatagctagtgtggacatgcaattgtaaagagatagtgtatgttgtacagtgtatagcattgtgcttgacttataagagttgtaatccgttttgtatatacatggtctgttcatgaaaatgatttttattgtatatgtatgaaaaaccaggcttaacaggagATAACCCGCCTAGAGCAaggatgagagctctagcaggggttttatagtacagagatagagtatgcacaggttgagccttggaaCAGAGAACAGTTTTaacttttacagaaaatatatgatcatgtatgggatttcacaggtacacagagttcacagcaggcttgctacgggtcccggcggccttaagccgatctggatcctagcgccgatagcagtTCAGTTTCCGGgctattacagattggtatcagagccctaggttcacatggtcggacctatatagaCAGAATCGGGCTTATAGAGGTtctagcaggtcaagcaccataggaaaatatgtccactaggataggatgtcagtcctgtctttatgatgatgtgaaatgccatgattcatgcatgAGCATTATattatatgtgatgtatgcttgaggttcatgtgtttccacatggactatatgttgctgatgtgctatgttatgtgttgctTTCCAGAGAGTtaggatgcgaggaactcgtcgatcaacgagattgactggagtcccaccagaaagtgagggtacagctgctcgtcctcctgcattgccaagggcaaggactcacagatcaagcagggagggaatgtcaagagaccctagaaggtcttctgacgagagcagaagaggagtagacagaggaggaagatcagaggaagcaAGAGAGGCTATGGATGTAGATCAGGGAggagatgaaagtatgggtgtgggaaggtctgaagaaggtatgggggagtcccagggaggtgctcaggcctcggggtttggctatccaccctttccacagggtcccggggtatccaatgggaggtacgtcggattactccagctttgccccatatccaccctatatgccctacatgccttatccttctttttacccaccatatcatatgcatccacccccaccttttcatccaagtccagcacACCCTGAATCTAGAGAAAcaatacctccaccaccaccacctgaaccagcagcccctgttgtggaagcacagcaacccagttcttcagggggaaacaaggtgaagatgacagagtacttaaagttggatgctcctaaattcaatacgggagatgatccctttgagtatctcagtgcagtcagaatgataacaagtgagttgggagcagatgatagcagagccattgagatggcagggttcacattaaagtgcaagaaagcaagagaatggttcaaaaactatatgGACCCCATAATAGAcggcatgacttgggaagagttcgccaatgagtttgctgggtgggcttttcctgacagttccagggagaggAAGATTGTAGAGTTCGAACaattgagacagacagaggatatgagcgCTGAtcagtatacagataagttcctggaattgttaccgtTTGTGGGTCAGACttatgatactgaccagaagaaggcaaggagatatgccacaaggcttcatcccaggtatttctccttgatccttccagcagaaaaagagagttttcactccattgtggatgcagccagaaagatggaggcaagtgccatcCTACAGGGAACAGTgaagcagcaggtggcacagtcatcaggttctaaggcccccagtacaGCAGTTTCTGGCAGCAAAAAGGGAGAGAAGTTCAAGTCTAAGAGAGGAAAGTTTTGGAACAGAATCagatctggtctgggaatgagtagtggctccagctctggcacaggcagtaCAGTGTGTAGGAAATGTGGGAGATCACACGGGAGAGTTTGTCGGCTgagatctacagcctgctatagatgtgggcaggagggacatattgcacgagaatgtcctcaggcgaccttaatggcaccatcccagcagatgacctcaggcagtgtagcacagccagcagcttcagccgtaccaaagagcagtggcagaggtagaggaagaggggcagcctcttcatcagggatgggttcccgaggtgcaggtccatcagccccagcacaaattttcaccatgactcagtaggaagcagacacttcgaacacagtggtgtcaggtaatctcatcattgggtgttcagaggtgtatgctttgatggaccccggtgcttctcactctttcattgcttctagagccgcagagagattgggtttgatagtctctgagttagagtgtcctctttgggttagtggacccaaatgtgacccatcattggcagagtcagtccacTACAACATATTACATCTCTAGTTACGATACGTagctacaaaaaaaattattgtggctaatatatttattttattacggctaaaaacctattgtggctaatttaaactatttagaaacaaaaatgcaacaattataactaatatgtattttttattttattttatatataatgtaacTATTTGTTGACTATTTGCCACAATTAATTTTAGCTACAAAGTAATATCATAGCTAATAGATATAAtagctataaatttaatttttttgtaacaaTTACTACCATTGTAGTCACAACACATTAATATTAtaggtaataattttaatagccaTAAAGCTAATATGAttgtagtaataattattttattagttatagtttattagtcattacaaaaaatttatggcagaaacataaaaatattagtcatgtaATTATGTTTGTCATAACTATTACTAAATCATTAGCCACAACATCGTAGCTAAATGAATTGTATGAGTACTatgatattttagttataattatcaaAGAGTCATGGAAAAGAACGGCGACAAAAGTTGTGCTAACTTGGGCACACTTATTGGTACAATGGAAAAAATATTTGGGAAcacttcaaattttttttttgttctttgcttaATTGGTCCCACTTTAATTAGAGTCCGCTAATCTAACCTTATTACTATTAGTAATATATTTTACTTAAGATATTCAATATATATAATAGAATAATTAAACTTCATTTTGTAGAAAATATGtttcattttttatgaaatataacattttgactatataataataataataataataataataataataataaagctaactttattaaatactaattaaaaattaaaagttttcatCGAATTTCATTAGGTGGCTGGAAAATTAGCCTCCGTTGAAGCCAATATTGTAGCTATATTCTCTCTATTGTGCTTTAATGCTATCAATTCCATATGAGCTTCAACGACGCTAGATAACcattattacaaaaaaaatcagaaaaaatttgaaaaatgaaaatgaaaaagaaaaacaaaactaaaaatgcTAGAAGAAAATCGAAAGCAAGTAATTTCACACATCATTAACGAAAGTTAGTCTTAATTCTATagaattattgtattttttcaGACTTGAATATAGTCGGTTTTTTAAGACTTCAATACTAGTTCTTCTATGATTCTCGATTTTAAATCGGTTCTTCATGAACCTTACTCTGTCAAATAATTATATCTTAGAAAATTTATCTCTTAATTGAAACCATATACAGAATTATATTTTCTAGTTCCGATTCTTCTCTTAGAGCTGAGACCAGAATTAAAACCTAAACCTGAACCATAGAAATATAATTGGAACCAATACTAGAACTAGGAAAAAAATTGGTATCAATTTCTTAATTTCCAAgaatcgtttttttttttatctagtaCCGCTTTCTTCTAGGAATCAGTTTCAGAACCGGTACTACACACCCTTAGTAAAATGAACTTTACACTGCTATATGCTTAAAGGTGAGCATTTTATAACCATCACCGTGACCAATTagcaaatttgaaaattatggtaattgaaaattttttacagaATTACTAATTACCGAACATAATTACTAATCGATAAACAAAAAAACCAAAATTCTTTATccacaatatataaattaaatttataccaaAATTATTCCAAATTTTTAACTAACGATTTAACACCTTTAGGGTCTTATTCCATCAAAAAACACAATTATGCCaaatttggcacacttaaaattttttttttacatgaattttttttatctacatatttgtattttgcgtataaattaattttgaaattttttttttgaaaataaatttattttgatgttaaaaataCAGCTCTACAAAGGTGTggtcatgattttttttcttttaaaaaaaaattcatagcgTTGATTTTGAATCtgcttaaacaaattaaaattattttattttgcttatttaattaaaaatataaaatattttaattacaaaaaaatgaaaataaaaaatattatattaattaataaagggaACCCTATCAATTAGTGGCGGCAATATAATGATAAGCttgctaatatatatatttttggctTGGGGGaatgaaaaccttaaaattaaaaatttcctcCCTACAGCCGCTACTGCTACCGCTACGAattctatataaattttcattCTCACTCATGATTCATTCAGTTTTCAATTTCTGTCCACTATCAAAAGGAGAAGCTCCCACTATCAAATCCAATCAGGTacgtttaaaattacaaaagccttaaaattaatgtttcatTGTAATTGTTCTA
This region of Manihot esculenta cultivar AM560-2 chromosome 10, M.esculenta_v8, whole genome shotgun sequence genomic DNA includes:
- the LOC122724927 gene encoding putative disease resistance protein At3g14460, with protein sequence MIRLRITSCESLESMPEGIVCPSNYSGETSHLEKLYISGCESLRCSSNGKFPYSLKTLRIHNWTPQFLNSLYCGLSHLTELHIEKCPQLESFPGKELPLPSLISLTIAHCEGLRSLSNHMQDFQSLQQLEIGGCHQLEFFPEMGLPNPKLVSFQISWCKNLRSLPNRMQNLTSLQSIDISVCEGMESLEGGCLPPNLTSLHIRECLNMKQPMLEWGLHRLVSLRSLVLNVESTGDFISFPDDDGFLLPTSLTHLFIIGFKNLKSISRGIQKLTSLEKLSIWWCPKLQSFPAEGLPATLECIDIHSWPIISDIPFVGIDDFAVLPS
- the LOC110624338 gene encoding putative disease resistance RPP13-like protein 1, with the protein product MLKLLNAETSDAQVSVISIVGMGGLGKTTLAQLVYNDPMLEFDLKAWVSVGEDFDVSRVTKTFLLQLGDGGDDKDLNVLQVKLKQKLSGNKFLVVLDDVWTQNYEEWTLFWGPFEAGAPQSRVIVTTRSQDVSLMMGTTQAYALKKLSHNECMSVFAQHALGANNFDAHLELKQMGEEIVKRCGGLPLAAKSLGGILKGKPNPDLWKEVLSSEMWELPDNRSNILPALKLSYLHLPPHLKRCFSYCAILPKDREFDRNELVLLWMAEGFLYDQKKMKDSEGLGHKYFDDLLSRSFFQQSNDNKSKYIMHDLIVDLACFVSREICLHMVGKLENAKSFAKIRHSSFIPHFMNTFQRFQSFCEMKNLRTFLSVREDRIRCHITSKVVHELVPKLKCLRSLSLAGYEIEELPNSFGDLKHLRYLNLSDTPIQGLPESVDKLFNLQTLKLRDCDELIELPKGICNLLNLQHLDIIGTRKLKEMPPHIGKLTSLCVLTKFIMGKNNGRITVLKKLCDLRGQLHITSLENVEVADIRDAGFVNLEDKPGITELHLEWTEADERFDDLRNPSHEEQVLNSVQPYQSLSSLSITSFGGRKFPLWLGEPSFSGMVQVQLWKCRQMTSLPPLGRLKSLKRLSIGDMRGVKEVGVEFYEDDSCFSCLEELEIRSMGEWELWAWSNGLGEDSVPKFPKLHQLQIRNCPKLVGKLPTFLPSLEKLFIVDCPLLVELPKVLPSLTALY